A genomic segment from Microcella flavibacter encodes:
- the purE gene encoding 5-(carboxyamino)imidazole ribonucleotide mutase, translated as MERVPAARIAVVMGSDSDWSVMQHAVDALDEMGLEHEVEVLSAHRTPDAMIAYGREAAGRGIRAIIAGAGGAAHLPGMIASVTTLPVIGVPVPLKHLDGMDSLLSIVQMPAGIPVATVSIGGARNAGLLAARIVGSSEPAVAQRLADFAASLEDAVAAKNEALKATVASRRS; from the coding sequence ATGGAGCGCGTGCCCGCCGCCCGTATCGCCGTCGTCATGGGATCAGACTCCGACTGGTCGGTGATGCAGCACGCCGTCGACGCGCTCGACGAGATGGGGCTCGAGCACGAGGTCGAGGTGCTGAGCGCGCACCGCACCCCCGACGCGATGATCGCCTACGGGCGCGAGGCCGCCGGCAGGGGCATCCGCGCCATCATCGCCGGTGCTGGCGGCGCCGCGCACCTGCCCGGCATGATCGCCTCCGTCACGACGCTGCCCGTCATCGGCGTGCCCGTGCCCTTGAAGCACCTCGACGGCATGGACAGCCTGCTCAGCATCGTGCAGATGCCCGCGGGCATCCCGGTCGCCACCGTCTCGATCGGCGGCGCCCGCAACGCGGGGCTGCTGGCCGCCCGCATCGTGGGGTCGAGCGAGCCCGCGGTCGCCCAGCGACTGGCCGACTTCGCCGCCTCGCTCGAGGACGCGGTGGCCGCGAAGAACGAGGCGCTGAAGGCCACGGTCGCCTCCCGGCGCTCGTGA
- a CDS encoding 5-(carboxyamino)imidazole ribonucleotide synthase, which translates to MAVVGVIGGGQLARMMIPAAVALGIEIRVLAEAEGSSARLAATQVGDYRDPATVLAFAAECDAITFDHEHVPQEVLRALEAEGVAVRPGPDALLYAQDKLLMRERLGALGVAMPDWARIETAEQLGAFLADHGGRAVVKTARGGYDGKGVRVVDDAHGADDWLAAGAVLVEELVVFQRELAQLVARRPSGEMRAWPLVETVQRDGVCAEVIAPAPRAGTATLRAAEELARTVAEGLGVTGVLAVELFEAADGRLLVNELAMRPHNSGHFSIDGSTTSQFAQHLRAVLDWPLGDTAPVAPVSVMINVFGGLPEASIRTALAHQPAVAVHAYGKDPRPGRKAGHVTAVGAELDDTAYRARAAAACFDD; encoded by the coding sequence ATGGCCGTCGTCGGCGTCATCGGAGGTGGACAGCTCGCGCGCATGATGATCCCCGCGGCCGTCGCGCTCGGCATCGAGATCCGCGTGCTCGCCGAGGCGGAGGGCTCGTCGGCCCGGCTCGCCGCGACGCAGGTGGGCGACTACCGCGACCCCGCGACGGTGCTCGCCTTCGCCGCGGAGTGCGACGCCATCACCTTCGACCACGAGCACGTGCCGCAGGAGGTGCTGCGCGCGCTCGAGGCCGAGGGCGTCGCCGTGCGGCCCGGCCCCGACGCGCTGCTCTACGCGCAGGACAAGCTGCTCATGCGCGAGCGCCTCGGTGCGCTCGGCGTCGCCATGCCCGACTGGGCCCGCATCGAGACCGCCGAGCAGCTCGGCGCCTTCCTCGCCGACCACGGCGGGCGGGCGGTCGTGAAGACCGCGCGCGGCGGCTACGACGGCAAGGGCGTGCGCGTCGTCGACGACGCCCACGGCGCCGACGATTGGCTCGCCGCGGGCGCCGTCCTGGTCGAGGAGCTCGTCGTCTTCCAGCGCGAGCTGGCGCAGCTCGTCGCGCGACGCCCGAGCGGCGAGATGCGCGCCTGGCCGCTGGTCGAGACCGTGCAGCGCGACGGCGTCTGCGCCGAGGTCATCGCCCCGGCGCCCCGGGCCGGCACCGCGACGCTCCGCGCGGCCGAGGAGCTCGCGCGCACCGTCGCGGAGGGCCTCGGCGTGACGGGCGTGCTCGCCGTCGAGCTCTTCGAGGCCGCCGACGGCCGCCTCCTCGTCAACGAGCTCGCCATGCGCCCGCACAACAGCGGCCACTTCTCGATCGACGGCTCGACCACGAGCCAGTTCGCGCAGCACCTCCGGGCCGTGCTCGACTGGCCGCTCGGCGACACGGCGCCCGTGGCCCCGGTGAGCGTCATGATCAACGTGTTCGGCGGGCTGCCCGAGGCGAGCATCCGCACCGCCCTCGCGCACCAGCCGGCGGTCGCCGTGCACGCCTACGGCAAGGATCCGCGGCCCGGGCGCAAGGCCGGCCACGTGACCGCGGTGGGCGCCGAGCTCGACGACACCGCGTACCGCGCGCGCGCCGCCGCGGCCTGCTTCGACGACTGA
- a CDS encoding GtrA family protein has protein sequence MPRILAQVGRFGVVGIVGLVVDIALFNLLRATVLSPDELAAGPIVAKIVSTSVAIVVNWVGSRYWSFRLEQRRPPLREAVEFVLVSIGGLIIAVACLAVSREVLGLTSVLADNIASNVVGLGLGALFRFSLYRWWVFHPRRGSWRRPAPVSATAGARPAG, from the coding sequence GTGCCCCGCATCCTCGCCCAGGTCGGCCGCTTCGGCGTCGTGGGGATCGTGGGCCTCGTCGTCGACATCGCGCTGTTCAACCTGCTGCGCGCCACGGTGCTCTCGCCGGACGAGCTCGCGGCCGGGCCGATCGTGGCGAAGATCGTCTCGACCTCCGTCGCGATCGTCGTCAACTGGGTGGGCAGCCGCTACTGGAGCTTCCGGCTCGAGCAGCGCCGGCCCCCGCTGCGCGAGGCGGTCGAGTTCGTGCTCGTCAGCATCGGCGGTCTGATCATCGCCGTCGCCTGCCTCGCCGTCTCGCGCGAGGTGCTCGGCCTCACGAGCGTGCTCGCCGACAACATCGCCTCGAACGTCGTCGGCCTGGGGCTCGGCGCGCTGTTCCGGTTCTCGCTCTACCGCTGGTGGGTGTTCCACCCGCGTCGCGGATCCTGGCGGCGCCCGGCGCCGGTCAGCGCGACCGCAGGCGCCCGTCCGGCGGGATGA
- a CDS encoding PH domain-containing protein — translation MTGEQPRVPERVIARVRPHARALALPSLLLIAACGGAAYGVTALDEEWQRLAAVAGAALVAVLLFLLPLVRWLGTHYLITTRRVVLRTGLIARTRQELLHGRSYDVRLRQSPLQRLFGSGDVLINTGLDAPVVLRDAPRALLVQEALGDLMEASTSSVAAQRRQTAATSVIPPDGRLRSR, via the coding sequence ATGACCGGCGAGCAGCCCCGCGTGCCCGAGAGGGTCATCGCCCGCGTGCGCCCGCACGCCCGCGCGCTCGCCCTGCCGAGCCTGCTGCTCATCGCCGCCTGCGGCGGGGCCGCCTACGGGGTCACGGCGCTCGATGAGGAGTGGCAGCGCCTCGCCGCCGTCGCCGGCGCCGCGCTCGTCGCCGTGCTGCTCTTCCTGCTGCCGCTCGTGCGCTGGCTCGGCACCCACTACCTCATCACCACCCGCCGCGTCGTGCTGCGCACGGGCCTGATCGCCCGCACCCGGCAGGAGCTGCTGCACGGTCGCAGCTACGACGTGCGCCTGCGCCAATCGCCGCTGCAGCGGCTCTTCGGCTCGGGCGACGTGCTCATCAACACCGGTCTCGACGCCCCGGTGGTGCTGCGGGATGCTCCCCGCGCGCTCCTCGTCCAGGAGGCGCTCGGCGACCTCATGGAGGCGAGCACCTCGTCGGTGGCGGCGCAGCGCCGCCAGACGGCGGCCACGAGCGTCATCCCGCCGGACGGGCGCCTGCGGTCGCGCTGA
- a CDS encoding biotin--[acetyl-CoA-carboxylase] ligase, whose protein sequence is MQFPLSRAVAPSLEWRDSCPSTNADLVRRAEGLGDLAVLATDDQTAGRGRLDRVWSAPPGASLAVSVFVALEGGAGDPASGGPRALLGWLPLLAGTAMATAARRLGVPSAGVKWPNDVLVDGRKLCGVLTELTPHGVVIGAGLNTAMTREQLPVLTATSLHLEGAALEGETPSELLDRALAAYLDELTGLIGEWRAATGPAALRARVEPLLQTAGRAVRVDRPGLPPLMGTADGLADDGSLRVHPAEGDALTVSAGDVTHLRYE, encoded by the coding sequence ATGCAGTTCCCCCTCAGCCGCGCGGTGGCCCCCTCCCTCGAGTGGCGCGACTCCTGCCCCTCGACGAACGCCGACCTCGTGCGCCGGGCCGAGGGGCTGGGCGACCTCGCCGTGCTCGCGACCGACGACCAGACCGCGGGTCGCGGTCGCCTCGATCGAGTCTGGAGCGCCCCGCCGGGCGCCTCGCTCGCGGTGTCGGTGTTCGTCGCGCTCGAGGGCGGTGCGGGCGACCCGGCGTCGGGCGGCCCGCGCGCCCTGCTCGGCTGGCTGCCGCTGCTCGCCGGCACCGCGATGGCGACGGCTGCCCGGCGCCTCGGCGTCCCCTCGGCGGGTGTCAAGTGGCCCAACGACGTGCTCGTCGACGGGCGCAAGCTGTGCGGCGTGCTCACCGAGCTGACCCCGCACGGCGTTGTCATCGGCGCGGGACTCAACACCGCCATGACGCGCGAGCAGCTGCCCGTGCTGACCGCGACGTCGCTGCACCTCGAGGGCGCCGCGCTCGAGGGCGAGACCCCGTCCGAGCTGCTCGATCGCGCGCTCGCGGCCTACCTCGACGAGCTCACGGGTCTGATCGGCGAGTGGCGCGCGGCGACCGGGCCGGCCGCGCTGCGCGCGCGGGTCGAGCCCCTGCTCCAGACCGCGGGGCGGGCCGTGCGGGTCGATCGTCCCGGGCTGCCGCCGCTCATGGGCACCGCCGACGGGCTCGCGGATGACGGCAGCCTGCGGGTGCATCCCGCCGAGGGCGACGCGCTGACCGTCTCGGCCGGCGACGTGACGCACCTGCGATATGAATAG
- a CDS encoding sodium-dependent transporter has translation MPRSSPSAAAPPREAFTGQVGFILAAIGSAVGLGNIWRFPGVAYENGGGAFLIPYIVALLTAGIPILFLDYAIGHRFRGAAPTALRRLGGARAGRLLEGLGWFQVAIAFVIGLYYTVVIAWALSYFVFSFDIRWGDDPAGFFTGEYLRVSDPGLSLDFVPGVLVPLAMVWIAVIVVLGLGVAKGIQRANVVFLPLLLVGFLALVIRALFLDGAAEGLNALFTPDFAALADPAVWIAAYSQIFFSLSIAFGIMITYSSYRQRRANLAAPGLVVAFANSSFEILAGIGVFATLGFFAVQQGVAVGDLEGLTGVGLSFITFPAIVAEMPGGPIFGALFFGSLVMAGFTSLLSVLQVVSAAFQEKFGVGPRAAAATIGGVSAVLSILLFSTTSGLIALDTVDHYVNNIGIVASAVLTTVLVILVLRRGAELRGHLSAVSTLPVGRWWTVLVGGLAPLVLTVMLVTRIVALLTEGYEGYPSGYLGIVGWGSLGLIVVGAVVLTAVRWRRTPDDFVPWPAPRDLPTCAEARR, from the coding sequence ATGCCACGATCGAGCCCCAGCGCCGCGGCACCGCCCCGCGAGGCCTTCACCGGCCAGGTCGGCTTCATCCTCGCCGCGATCGGCTCGGCCGTCGGGCTGGGCAACATCTGGCGATTCCCCGGCGTCGCCTACGAGAACGGCGGCGGGGCGTTCCTCATCCCGTACATCGTCGCGCTGCTGACGGCGGGCATCCCGATCCTCTTCCTCGACTACGCGATCGGCCACCGGTTCCGCGGGGCCGCTCCCACGGCGCTGCGCCGGCTCGGCGGGGCGCGGGCGGGCCGCCTGCTCGAGGGGCTCGGCTGGTTCCAGGTCGCGATCGCCTTCGTGATCGGCCTCTACTACACGGTCGTCATCGCGTGGGCGCTGAGCTACTTCGTCTTCTCGTTCGACATCCGATGGGGGGATGACCCCGCCGGGTTCTTCACGGGCGAGTACCTGCGCGTCAGCGACCCGGGGCTCAGCCTCGACTTCGTGCCGGGCGTGCTCGTGCCGCTGGCCATGGTGTGGATCGCCGTGATCGTGGTGCTCGGGCTGGGCGTCGCGAAGGGCATCCAGCGCGCGAACGTCGTCTTCCTGCCGCTGCTGCTCGTCGGGTTCCTCGCGCTCGTGATCCGCGCGCTCTTCCTCGACGGCGCGGCCGAGGGGCTCAACGCCCTCTTCACGCCCGACTTCGCCGCGCTCGCCGACCCGGCCGTCTGGATCGCCGCCTACAGCCAGATCTTCTTCTCGCTGTCGATCGCCTTCGGCATCATGATCACCTACTCCTCGTACCGGCAGCGCCGCGCGAACCTCGCGGCCCCCGGGCTGGTGGTCGCGTTCGCGAACTCCTCGTTCGAGATCCTCGCCGGCATCGGCGTGTTCGCCACGCTCGGCTTCTTCGCGGTGCAGCAGGGCGTCGCGGTCGGCGACCTCGAGGGCCTCACCGGGGTCGGGCTGTCGTTCATCACCTTCCCGGCGATCGTGGCCGAGATGCCCGGCGGGCCGATCTTCGGGGCGCTCTTCTTCGGCTCGCTCGTCATGGCCGGCTTCACCTCGCTGCTGTCGGTGCTGCAGGTCGTCTCGGCGGCGTTCCAGGAGAAGTTCGGCGTCGGCCCGCGGGCGGCGGCCGCGACGATCGGCGGGGTGTCGGCGGTGCTGTCGATCCTGCTGTTCTCGACCACGAGCGGACTCATCGCGCTCGACACGGTCGACCACTACGTCAACAACATCGGGATCGTCGCCTCGGCCGTGCTCACCACGGTGCTCGTGATCCTCGTGCTGCGCCGCGGCGCCGAGCTGCGCGGGCACCTCAGCGCGGTCTCGACCCTCCCCGTCGGCCGGTGGTGGACGGTGCTCGTCGGCGGGCTCGCCCCCCTCGTACTCACCGTCATGCTCGTCACGCGCATCGTGGCGCTGCTCACCGAGGGCTACGAGGGGTACCCCTCCGGCTACCTCGGCATCGTCGGCTGGGGCTCGCTCGGCCTCATCGTCGTCGGCGCCGTCGTGCTGACCGCGGTCCGCTGGCGCCGCACGCCCGACGACTTCGTGCCGTGGCCGGCACCCCGAGATCTGCCGACCTGCGCGGAGGCCCGCCGATGA
- a CDS encoding methionine/alanine import family NSS transporter small subunit yields the protein MTPLAIAFLIGALVIVWGGLAASILFLRRRPERDDYPSGGEHDERDGPGPVERDS from the coding sequence ATGACCCCCCTCGCCATCGCGTTCCTGATCGGGGCGCTCGTCATCGTCTGGGGCGGGCTCGCGGCGAGCATCCTGTTCCTGCGCCGTCGGCCCGAGCGCGACGACTACCCCTCCGGCGGCGAGCACGACGAGCGCGACGGCCCCGGGCCGGTCGAGCGCGACAGCTAG
- a CDS encoding EamA family transporter, producing the protein MTGAVLLALGAAVLLGTSDFLGGLLSRRAPLIVVLLGSQLVVGALLSLGLLVKPYDAAAGGAIVAGIVSGASTALALAALFRGLAIGTMGIVAPVSALAVIVPVALGIAQGDAVGGMLALGLLLAVAGTVLASAPEVRAGRRAALSLLLGGIAALGFGASQAAIGLGSAESVMTTLLTHAATVIGLFIVAFSAWVHVRLRGAAARMRSGRPASPALLAARITGRDVAGILVTGVLVAGANLSFAIATTGGALSTVAVLAALYPVVTVVLARQVLRERVRRLQLVGVVLALVGVGLIAAGG; encoded by the coding sequence ATGACGGGCGCCGTGCTGCTCGCGCTCGGCGCGGCCGTGCTGCTGGGCACGAGCGACTTCCTCGGCGGGCTGCTCTCGCGCCGCGCGCCCCTCATCGTGGTGCTGCTCGGCAGCCAGCTCGTCGTCGGGGCGCTGCTCTCGCTGGGACTGCTCGTCAAGCCCTACGACGCGGCGGCGGGCGGCGCGATCGTCGCGGGCATCGTGAGCGGAGCATCCACCGCCCTCGCCCTGGCCGCGCTGTTCCGCGGGCTCGCGATCGGCACCATGGGCATCGTGGCGCCCGTGTCGGCGCTCGCCGTGATCGTGCCCGTCGCGCTCGGCATCGCGCAGGGCGACGCGGTGGGCGGGATGCTCGCCCTCGGCCTGCTGCTGGCGGTCGCGGGCACCGTGCTCGCGTCGGCCCCCGAGGTGCGCGCGGGGCGCCGAGCCGCCCTCTCCCTCCTCCTGGGCGGGATCGCGGCGCTGGGCTTCGGCGCCTCCCAGGCCGCGATCGGCCTCGGCAGCGCCGAATCGGTCATGACGACCCTGCTCACCCACGCCGCGACCGTCATCGGGCTCTTCATCGTCGCGTTCAGCGCCTGGGTGCACGTGCGCCTGCGCGGTGCGGCCGCCCGCATGCGGTCGGGGCGCCCGGCCTCGCCCGCGCTGCTGGCCGCGCGCATCACCGGGCGCGACGTCGCGGGCATCCTCGTGACGGGCGTGCTCGTCGCCGGCGCCAACCTGTCGTTCGCCATCGCCACGACCGGCGGCGCGCTCAGCACCGTCGCCGTGCTCGCCGCGCTCTACCCGGTCGTGACGGTCGTGCTGGCGCGGCAGGTGCTGCGCGAGCGGGTGCGCCGGCTTCAGCTCGTCGGGGTCGTGCTCGCGCTCGTCGGCGTCGGGCTCATCGCCGCGGGCGGCTGA
- a CDS encoding DUF6716 putative glycosyltransferase yields the protein MTRLLALADSDSYLKWAAGTAERLAPEGAGLALIASPVAPSAAQRRAALAQTRWRDAPLAPHSLAALVEHVRGERPEAVLVGMRGPTAAVVLAELAALPGRPVLLSGLPGVGIPASRKALFYRAQADAMIVHSLREREAFAARAQQLGWPQRFAVATLPFLERHPSAGDDIVFAAQALVPESLADRRAIIALLVALARRNPDRRVVLKLRALDGEAQTHDERYPLDALLHEVDRPANLLTRHDSMLAALDTAGALITVSSTALIEAVARGIPGLALTDFGVGDALINTVFEGSGLFGSMDDALEGRFRMPTPGWSARNYLHAPEHDDAQAVLAELVARREAGVLGAARRPVRSTLGGPLRAAWNRRTALGAHEAGLLPALALVIGVPLRAGLVLGRRVVGRGGRRPVAPVRQAQVPMPMPQPQPQPQPQPLETQPPAAMSPTPTSASTTPTS from the coding sequence ATGACCCGGCTGCTCGCCCTCGCCGACTCCGACTCGTACCTGAAGTGGGCCGCGGGCACGGCCGAGCGTCTCGCGCCCGAGGGCGCGGGCCTCGCGCTCATCGCCAGCCCGGTCGCGCCGAGCGCCGCGCAGCGCCGCGCCGCGCTCGCCCAGACCCGCTGGCGGGATGCTCCGCTCGCGCCGCACTCGCTGGCCGCGCTCGTCGAGCACGTGCGCGGCGAGCGCCCCGAGGCCGTGCTCGTCGGCATGCGCGGGCCCACCGCCGCGGTCGTGCTCGCCGAGCTGGCGGCCCTGCCCGGGCGGCCCGTGCTGCTGAGCGGGCTGCCCGGGGTGGGCATCCCGGCCTCGCGGAAGGCGCTGTTCTACCGGGCGCAGGCCGACGCGATGATCGTGCACTCGCTGCGCGAGCGCGAGGCCTTCGCCGCGCGCGCCCAGCAGCTCGGCTGGCCGCAGCGCTTCGCCGTGGCCACCCTGCCCTTCCTCGAGCGGCACCCCTCGGCGGGCGACGACATCGTCTTCGCCGCGCAGGCGCTCGTGCCCGAGAGCCTCGCAGACCGGCGCGCGATCATCGCGCTGCTCGTCGCGCTCGCCCGCCGCAACCCCGATCGCCGCGTCGTGCTCAAGCTGCGCGCCCTCGACGGCGAGGCGCAGACGCACGACGAGCGCTACCCGCTCGACGCGCTGCTGCACGAGGTCGACCGGCCGGCCAATCTGCTGACCCGGCACGACTCGATGCTCGCGGCGCTCGACACGGCCGGCGCGCTCATCACGGTCAGCTCGACCGCGCTCATCGAGGCGGTCGCGCGCGGCATCCCCGGCCTCGCGCTCACCGACTTCGGCGTCGGCGACGCGCTCATCAACACCGTGTTCGAGGGCAGCGGCCTCTTCGGCAGCATGGACGACGCGCTCGAGGGCCGGTTCCGGATGCCCACCCCGGGCTGGTCGGCCCGCAACTACCTGCACGCCCCCGAGCACGACGACGCGCAGGCCGTGCTCGCCGAGCTCGTCGCCCGGCGCGAGGCCGGCGTGCTCGGAGCGGCCCGCCGTCCCGTGCGCTCGACGCTCGGCGGCCCGCTGCGCGCCGCCTGGAACCGCCGCACCGCTCTCGGCGCGCACGAGGCCGGGCTGCTGCCCGCGCTCGCGCTCGTCATCGGGGTGCCGTTGCGCGCGGGCCTCGTGCTCGGGCGCCGGGTTGTCGGGCGGGGAGGGCGGCGTCCGGTGGCGCCGGTACGGCAGGCGCAGGTGCCGATGCCGATGCCGCAGCCGCAGCCGCAGCCGCAGCCGCAGCCGCTCGAGACTCAGCCGCCCGCGGCGATGAGCCCGACGCCGACGAGCGCGAGCACGACCCCGACGAGCTGA
- a CDS encoding N-acetylneuraminate synthase family protein, which produces MTFSIGSRRIGAGHPAYVIAEIGLNHNGDVEIAKRLIDVAADAGADAVKLQKRTPEISTPEHMKAVRRETPWGEMSYLEYRYRVELDRDQYIELGDHALLRGLDFFASPWDAPAVAFLDDLDVCALKVASASVTDLELLDAIARTGRPVILSTGMSRLEQIDRAVAALAGSPLALLHATSTYPMPAEEANLRVIPALAARYPDVPIGYSGHERGLQISLAAVALGASIVERHITLDRTMWGSDHAASLEPQGLAHLVRDIRVIEQALGDGVKVVQPGELAPMAKLRRVPA; this is translated from the coding sequence ATGACCTTCAGCATCGGGAGCCGGCGGATCGGCGCGGGCCACCCCGCCTACGTGATCGCCGAGATCGGCCTCAATCACAACGGCGACGTCGAGATCGCGAAGCGGCTCATCGACGTCGCCGCCGACGCCGGGGCCGACGCGGTCAAGCTGCAGAAGCGCACGCCCGAGATCTCGACGCCCGAGCACATGAAGGCGGTGCGGCGCGAGACGCCGTGGGGCGAGATGAGCTACCTCGAGTACCGGTACCGCGTCGAGCTCGACCGCGACCAGTACATCGAGCTCGGCGATCACGCGCTGCTGCGCGGGCTCGACTTCTTCGCCTCCCCCTGGGACGCGCCCGCGGTCGCCTTCCTCGACGACCTCGACGTGTGCGCCCTGAAGGTCGCGAGCGCCTCCGTCACCGACCTCGAGCTGCTCGACGCCATCGCGCGCACGGGCCGTCCGGTCATCCTCTCGACGGGCATGTCGAGGCTCGAGCAGATCGACCGCGCGGTCGCGGCGCTCGCCGGCAGCCCGCTCGCGCTGCTGCACGCGACCTCGACCTACCCGATGCCCGCGGAGGAGGCGAACCTGCGGGTGATCCCCGCGCTCGCCGCGCGCTACCCCGATGTGCCGATCGGGTACTCGGGCCACGAGCGCGGCCTGCAGATCAGCCTCGCGGCCGTCGCCCTCGGCGCCTCCATCGTCGAGCGGCACATCACTCTCGACCGCACCATGTGGGGCAGCGATCACGCCGCCTCGCTCGAGCCGCAGGGCCTCGCCCACCTCGTGCGCGACATCCGCGTCATCGAGCAGGCGCTCGGCGACGGCGTCAAGGTCGTGCAGCCCGGCGAGCTCGCCCCCATGGCGAAGCTGCGCCGCGTGCCCGCATGA
- a CDS encoding acylneuraminate cytidylyltransferase family protein encodes MSATGPGPRPEVAGVVAVIPARGGSKGVPGKNLRRIGGRSLVGRAIDAARASTAIDRVVVSTDDAAIAEEAVRCGAEVVRRPAALATDEASSEAALLHALGQLGPVELLVFLQATSPFIGPADLDDAVARVRSGEADVVFAAIATPVFLWQPGEQGWRGVNHDAAVRLRRQDAPPQVAETGAFYVMRARGFLEARHRFFGRVVPALVDEHLAIEIDTEQHLLLAEALAGAGSGTT; translated from the coding sequence GTGAGCGCCACCGGGCCGGGGCCCCGCCCCGAGGTGGCGGGGGTCGTCGCGGTCATCCCCGCGCGCGGCGGGTCGAAGGGCGTGCCGGGCAAGAACCTGCGGCGCATCGGCGGCCGCAGCCTCGTGGGGCGGGCGATCGACGCCGCCCGGGCCAGCACGGCGATCGACCGCGTCGTCGTGAGCACCGACGACGCCGCCATCGCCGAGGAGGCCGTGCGCTGCGGCGCCGAGGTCGTCCGACGCCCGGCCGCGCTCGCGACGGACGAGGCGAGCTCGGAGGCGGCGCTGCTGCACGCCCTGGGGCAGCTCGGGCCCGTGGAGCTGCTCGTGTTCCTGCAGGCGACCTCGCCGTTCATCGGCCCGGCCGACCTCGACGACGCCGTCGCCCGGGTGCGCTCGGGCGAGGCCGACGTGGTCTTCGCCGCGATCGCGACGCCCGTGTTCCTCTGGCAGCCCGGGGAGCAGGGCTGGCGGGGCGTCAACCACGATGCGGCGGTGCGGCTGCGCCGGCAGGATGCTCCGCCCCAGGTCGCCGAGACGGGCGCGTTCTACGTGATGCGGGCGCGCGGGTTCCTCGAGGCCCGGCACCGATTCTTCGGGCGGGTGGTGCCGGCGCTCGTCGACGAGCACCTCGCCATCGAGATCGATACCGAGCAGCACCTGCTGCTCGCCGAGGCGCTCGCGGGCGCGGGGAGCGGGACGACATGA